The genomic DNA ATGTCCGTCCAAAGTCATACGTAAATTTCAGTTCCACTGGCGTGATATTCATGACCTTGGGTATTTGCTTCTTTATAATTTCGATTATTTCAACTGTATTCAGCTTAATCATACCTGCACCTCATTGCATCTTAAAATTCAGAGAAAGCTCTAATTCAATATGTTTCACGTAGGCCTTCACTCCTATATCGGAAATCATTACCTGATTTTTTATGCTTCATCCCATAAACGACAAAAAAGATTCTTCGCGCAACAAGCGCAAAGAATCTTGATCGTACCGGTGCCGCAATATCTTATAACAATGTTCAAATTTTATTATGCAAAAAAATTGGATTATAGCTCCGAAATTTCATGTTTCTTTTTCAGGATACTCCAGCGGCGTTCAATCTCCTGCTCAAAGGTAGCCAGCGTGGCTTCCTCCTTGAGAAGATGTTTTGTTTTGCCCATTAATTTGAGCCATTCTGCGGCTGGAATCCGTTTTCCCTTGTCCTCCGGATTGTACGTAATCGTCGTACTGCCTTGCTCAATCTCGTACAGCGGGAAAAAGCAAGACTCCACAGCTGCACCCACAATGCTGGTACCCAGTCTATCCTCGGATTTCCAGTTCAGTGGACAGGCGCACAGGATTTTACCATAGGCCGTTCCCACGTTATTGGCATACCATTGTGCCTTGGCCGCTTTACGCAGCATATCCTGCGGATGGCTTTCCGCTGCCGTGAAGGCATATGGAATATTGCAGGCAGCCATAATTTGCACCGTATCCTTGTGGTGACCCTGCTTGCCTTTTTGCATTTTCCCTACGCCTGATGTGCTTGTCATGTGACCTACCGGAGTCGAGTACGATTGCTGCGAGCCTGTATTCATGTAGCCCTCATTATCATATTCCAGCATGATCAGCTTATGATTACGCAGTGCAGCCCCGATAGCCGACCCCATGCCAATATCCATCCCGCCGTCACCACTGATCATTATAAAGGTCGGGTCATCTGCCATCTCAATCTCATTGCGGCGCTTCATCTCCATATAAGCCTCCAGCGCTCCAGAGAGTGTAGCAGCCCCATTTTGAAAAAGATTATGAATCATAGGCTGCTTGTGTGATGTATACGGATAACCTGTCGTCACCACGTATACGCAGCCTGTTTGGAACAGCACGACGATATCGCCTTCGATGCCTTTGAAAAACAGCTCCAGCGCAGACAACGCTCCACAGCCCGGACACGCCCCATGACCCGGTGTGAGACGGCGTGGTTTGGTCGTCAGCGAGCGCAGCGGCGGTACCTTGACCTTGAGCTTGCCGGTCGCCTCATCCGGCGTCACCTGAATCAGACCGGTACGGTATGCATCCCCCCGTGGCGGCTGCATAACCTGCGGCATGACCTTGTCCGGGGACCCTGGATTAAGCCCGTAATAATCAAATGGCTTCACGATCCGTCCGGCTTCCGCCGCCTCAATCGCAAGCTGGAAGAACGCCTCAGCGTCTTCCGCATAAAAATCCTTGCCGCCCAAGCCAAAGATGCGGCACAATACAAGCGTCCGGTTCAGCGGGTCCTCCTGCAAGGCCGCCTTGATTTCGTGCGTCAAATTACCGCCATCGGCGCCGTACGAATCCGCACGTTCACCCACCAGCAGCGCCTTGACATGGCGCAATGTCTCACGCAGCTGCGCGGCCGGAAGCGGTCGAATGATATTCGGACGAATCACACCAGCCTTAATGCCACGCGCGCGGAGCTGATCGGCTACATCCTTGGCCGATTCAGCCGCTGAATTCAACAGGAATATTGCAACCTCGGCATCCTCCATATGATAGAGATCCAAAATCGGATATTCCCGCCCGGATAATGCGGCATATTCTGCGGCTACCTGCTCATATACTCCTTCTGACCGCTTTAACGCCTCGGATAACTGAGCATGATTATTCGTCAGGTCATCGCCATTCATATGCGCCCCGACAGTAACCGGATGGTCAAAATCGGAAATATTCGGATAATTCAGATTCGGATTTGGCCCCACAAAACCACGCACAGTTTCGGCATCAGCAAAATATTGCACCTTACGCTTCTGATGGGACGTGTAAAAACCGTCATAAGCGACCATCACAGGCAGTCTAACATCGCTGTGCTCTGCGATTTTCAGCGCCATGATGTTCATATCATACACAGCCTGCGGCGTACTTGCGGTCAAAATCACCCAGCCTGTATTCAAACCATAATACAAGTCTGAGTGATCCCCACGGATATCCAGCGGGCCACTGATAGCCCGGGTCACCAGATTCATAACCATAGGAAAACGAGTGCCTGACTGCACAGGCAACTGCTCCAGCATATACAGGAAGCCTTGCGAACTTGTTGCATTCACAACCCTCGCTCCCGCTGCGGCAGCACCATAGCATATCCCTGCCGATCCATGCTCACCGTCTGCTGCAACCAGCTTAATGTCATGCTGACCTCTCGTTCTCATCTGATCCAGATATTGCGCCACCTCGGTCGAGGGTGTGATCGGAAAATATCCCATCATATGATAATTGATCTGCGCAGCCGCCGTAGCCGCCATTTCATTGCCGGATTCGAACGTTGTCACCTGTGCGGCGCCTGTCTGCTTGAGCTCCTCCTCCAGTTTCGCCATTACACACGGCCTCCTTCATATACCGGAAATTGATGGGCAACCCGATGCTGCTCCGCCCATCCCCATTGCTCACGACGCGAGCTTAATGCCCCCGACGGGCAAATATCTACGCATTTCAAGCATCCTTTGCAATACTGGTAATCAATCCCTTGCAAAAATGGCAGCATTCTTCCCCGTTTGTCCGCCTGCTCTTCCCATACAAAACAGTAATCCGGGCAAATCGAATCACACTTGGCACAATGTGTACATTTATCAGCTTCATATTCAGGCACAAAGCCCTGACGTGAACCGCTGACATCTCTCGTCATGCTGTTTCCCTGCGTGGCTATAATACCTCCCGAGGGTTGTGTTTCATAGCCCAGCAAAGGCTGCGGCCGTTCAAAAATGTGATCCTGGGCAGCGTTTGTAACTGGATATACGTGCAGTTCCATTTCCTCAAAGCCCCGGTTAAACGTACGCAAATTAGGCTCCACCAGTTGTGGATTTTTCTTCTCAAACGTACTGCGAATGACCGATCTCATCGCCTCCGGATCTAAAAAATCACAGACACGGAACAGCGCACCCAACATGGACGTGTTCAGCTTGGTCCGCTCCTCCAGTGCGATTCCCATCGCATCCACTACCGCCAGCGTACCGGATACTAGCCCCAAATCAGCCCGTATTTCCTCTGCCGGACGCGTGGAATTGACCACAACGATCCCATCCGCTGGAAGCCCACTGATGACATTGACCGTTTTGTACAATGTTTCATGAAAAATACCTACCACATGCGGTTGCTCGATCGGACTGTGATCACGGATATCGACCCCGGGATCACAAAAGCGTACAAAGCTTTTGACCGGGGTTCCCTTTTTTTCCGAACCGTAGGACGCGAAATTGGAAGCATTTAGCCCCAGACCAAGCACGCCCGTTTCGGCCAGCATTTTTCCAGCCAGATTAGCGCCGAGTCCACCAATGGATTCCAGCCGGATTTCAAAAAATCCAAGTCGATTTGTGCGTGTTAATATAGACAAAGTGATAAGCCCCCTTCTTTTGCAACCATTACTGTGCTGTAAAACTCATAACTAAAAATGGAAAATGCATTCTAATGAAAAGGCTATCACAACACTTACTTTTCGAATGTGATTTTATTCACTTCAAGACCCGCATGTACGCGAAAATCAGCAAACCGTCAAACAAAAGACAACAAAAAGCCGCTCTGTCCAAAGACAGAACGGCTTAGGTGTAACGTTATACAAAAAGATCATGCATTTAACGGTATATTACGCGTCAAATACTTTAACCTCTTTCATTTTGTCGCCTTGTTTTACAGCATCAATGAATTCCATACCTTTGGTCACTTGACCAAATACAGTATGTACTCCATCCAAATGCGGCTGTGGAGCGTAACAGATAAAGAACTGGCTTCCGCCTGTGTTACGGCCTGCATGCGCCATGGACAGAACGCCCTTGGCATGCTTCGTTGTGTTCGTAGCTGTTTCGCAGTCGATTGTGTAGCCAGGGCCGCCTGTGCCTGTTCCATTAGGACAACCACCTTGGGCAACAAAGCCTGGAATTACACGGTGAAAGCTCAAGCCGTTGTAGTAGCCGCTGTTTGCCAGCTTTTCAAAGTTAGCAACCGTGTTTGGCGCTTCTTCTGGAAAAAAATCAATTTCGACGATACCGCCATTTTCAAGATCTATTCTACCTTTTTTCATTGTTTGTAGCTCCTTTTCAACCTGTTTTGAAAGCTAAATAGCATCAAGTTCCAGTTTACTATGAATTGCCGCTCTTAGCAAAGCCTTGTCCAAAAAAGAGACCATTATCCCCGGTATATCACTTCCGGCTAAATGGTCTACTTCGTCACGCTTATCAAAATCAGGAAGAAACCGTTATCTTGGCATTGGGATGAACCGATGAACCGGCTTGGTCACGAACCAGGCGCTGTGGCACGACATCATTCCGAACGATATCCTCATAGCTTTCCCGGCGCACCACCAGCTCGGCCTCACCATTGTTTACAAATACAACCGCTGGTCGGCGTATCCGGTTATAATTACTCGCCATAGAATAATTGTAGGCTCCGGTTGAAGCAACAGCGAGCAAATCCCCGTTGGTCGGACGCGGCAGCTCCACATCCCAAATGAGCATATCGCCGCTTTCACAGCATTTGCCCGCAATGGATACCGTCTCCTCGTTCGCATCGTACGCTCGGTTAGCCAGCATGGCTTCATACCTCGCCTGATATAGCGCTGGACGCGGATTATCCGTCATTCCACCGTCCACCGAGACGTATTTCCGTACCTGCGGAATATCCTTGATACTTCCTACCGTGTATAAGGTTGTGCCTGAATCGCCCACAATACTGCGTCCCGGCTCAATCCAGATTTCTGGAAGCTCATCATAAAGCCCGGAAAAATGAGTTTTTACCGCTTCGCCGATAGCCTGCACATAAGTGGAAATTTTCAGTGGTGTATCCTCTTCTGTGTAACGAATGCCAAATCCCCCACCTAGATTAATAACCTTGAAAGAAAACTGAAGCTGTTCCTTGATTTCTCTGCAAAAAGCGGCAACCCGTTCGGCAGCCATTTGGAAGCCGTTCACTTCAAAAATTTGCGATCCGATATGGGAATGTACCCCCAGTAAGTTCAGATGATCCAGCCTGATAACCTGCTCCACCGCATGGCGTGCTGTACCGTTCGCAATGTCAAAACCGAACTTTGAATCCTCTTGCCCTGTGGCCATATATTCGTGCGTATGCGCTTCAACCCCCGGTGTAACCCGCAATAAAATATTTACCTGCTGTTTCCGCTCGGAGGCAAGGGCCTGAAGCAAATGCAGTTCCATCTCGCTGTCGACCACGAAGCAACCAATTTGCGCATCTAGCGCCATTTCAATTTCTTCCGGTGTTTTGTTGTTGCCGTGAAAATGGATTCGCTCTGCCGGAAATCCAGCTTGCATCGCGGTGAACAGTTCTCCACTGGAAACGACGTCGAGCGACATCCCTTCTTCTGCAGCCAAAGCACACATCGCCATTACGCAAAATGCTTTGCTTGCATAAGCGACTTGAAACTTCAAGCCGGTTTCACGAAAAGCTTCTATAAACTCCCGGCAACGCTGGCGTACTAACTGTTCATCTACAATATATAGCGGTGTTCCAAAACGCTCCTTCAAAAACGTTGTATCACATCCGCCAATCTCCAAATGTCCATTGCTGTTAATTTTACTGCTTCCATGCAAATACATGTTCTGGCGCCTCTCTTTCTGGAACAAACAAGTCATATTCCATCGAATGTTAACACCAGTATAGCAAAAAAAGCATCAAGAAGAATGGATTTTTATGCAGATCATTTATATTAATGTTCTTGCCTGTTGCCAGAGTTCGAATCCGTGCTTGCATCCGTGTTCGGCATACGCGTATTGTCCCGCGTTTTGTTAGATGATGGACGGTTAGGCGCATTCAGCACAGGCATACGGAACAAGATGGAAGCCATCGCCTTGGCATTAAAAGGAATGAACGGCCACAGGTAGGAAGAGTTATATGACCGATGCAGCGTCAGCATCAAAATGATCAGTGTCGTGCCTACAATAAAACCCGGAACGTGGAAAATAGCCACAGCGATCAGCAAAAACAGCCGGATGAGCCGATTCGCCAATCCCAATTCATAGCTCGGCGTTGCAAACATCCCGATAGCAGCCACAGCCATATACAGCACAACTTCGTTGACGAAAAGTCCCGTTTTGACCGCAATATCCCCGACCAAAATGGCGGCGATCAAGCCCATCGCGGAAGCCAGTGGTGTCGGTGTATGGACAGCCGCCATGCGCATTAGATCGACCCCTAGCTCCACAATGATGAACTGGGCAATTAACGGTAGATGGGCTTCCTTTTGAGGACCGATAAAATCGAGAAACGCCGGTTTTAGCTCGGGATTGATGACCATAAGCAGCCACATCGGAAGCAAAAACATCGAGGCAAAAATTCCTATAAAGCGAACCCAGCGCAAATAGCTCCCCATAAAAGCCGTTTGCCGATTCTCTTCTGCATGCTGACAAAGGTCAAAAAAGGTGGTAGGCAAGATCATCACGCTGGGTGAGGTATCGACGAAAATAACGACTCGCCCTTCCATAATATGCGAAGCCACGACATCTGGTCGCTCCGAATACCGTACTAATGGATATGGATTCCAACCTTTATTAATTATCGTCTCCTCTAATTGCTTATCCGCCAGCGGGATGCCGTCCAGATCGACGTTTTTAATTTTGTCGCGTACGGTATCCACCATCACTTTATCCACGATATCATCAATGTAGCCCAAGCATACGTCTGTCCGGGTGCGACGCCCAACCTGCATCGCCTCAAATTTAAGGCCGGGGTCCCGCAAACGGCGGCGAACCAGACCCACATTTGTCAGCATCGTCTCTGTAAAGCCGTCACGGGCACCGCGTACGACGCGCTCCAGTGACGGCTCTTCGGGATTGCGTACCGGGTAATTACGGGTGTCCAAAATGATCGAAAAGCGCTCACCTTCCATAAAAAAGGCGCTATAGCCTGTCAGCACCTTATTGATGACAACTGACATTTTGTCCGTCTTTTCCACCTGAATATGCGGAATATAATTTTCAAAATACGATTGCAGTCCGTCCGTAGACAAATCATCCGGTGTCAGATAGGTGAGCCGCTTTAGCACTTCAACCATGACCAGGTCCTTGGCAAAGGTATTCAGAAACAGATAGCCGATATGACGCCCGCCTAGTGTCATCTCCCTGAATACGACATCAAAGGTCTCTCCCAGACCGATTACTGTTTTGAGTGTTTCCTGATTTTCCTTCATTCTTGGCGATATATCATCCTTAGCCTGCCAATAAAGAACGGATTCCTCTACGTTATCAGAACGCTCACTCTCTTTTTTATGCTTAAAATCTGCTGACTCCTGTGCCTGCCTTTTTTTCCACGGGCTCATCTCTTCCTTGCCAGCAGTATGACCTTCATTCCCGATGACTCCGTCCTCCTGATGTTCTTGATCCGGTGTATGCTCCATATCTCTTGCCCCCTTCACTTTCCTTGTTAACGGTTGTATACGAACCAGTCAAAAAACGAACCCGTCACCTTACCCAGCACCATCGCCATCAGCAGACCAAACATATACACGGTCATATGGAGACGTTTGGCGAGTATAGGCAAGAGATTCAGTACCTCCGTCAATGCTGCGGCAAGTAAACCGATAAACACTCCGCAAAACAACCCGGGTATCCATGTAAGTACGCCCGGCAACGGCAAGCATATATTCCAAAAATCGGCCACCGTTCCCACCACTGAACCCAAAATCATAGACTTTTCGTACGCTCGTGATTGGTTATAGGTACGGGTAAGCTGTGCAAGCCTGGGAATCATATCCAGCACAATAAAAAGTGCGATCACGCCACCACCCACCGCAACGCCTCCGGCGATACCTAAAATGATCTGAAGTGCACCCTGTACATACATCATCATCGACGCTTATCCTTCGTAGGCATGCGGGCCATCTTTTCATATTCCTCCGCCACTACGTACTGATCCACATTTTCCTGATACAGATACATTTCCACTTCCAGCGGCGTTGGCTCCTCGTTCCATTTTTTTTTAAACAAATGATTAAAGAACACGATCATACCGAAGCCGATGCCGATCGAATACGCAATCTGGAAGAGATATGGATGCTCATCCTTGTGTCCGGTAATCATTTCAACAATCCGCACCTGCACCTCCATCATGCTGACGTCAGCGTGGAAATTCATAATCGTAAGCGCAGATCCAAAGAACAGAAGCAACCATACCAGAACAAACAATATTCTGGATGGCTTACGCGGTTTCTCCACGATTTCCACAAGCACATGCGGCTTGCCGAGAGATTCCACGACGACACCCGGAATGCGTTCTCTAATTTTCGAAATGATTTGCAACATGTCCACCAGTATCAGATTACCGTCCTGCTGCTGCGGTCGCTTAAGAACAAGCTCCAGCAGATCGTTTTCCCATTCGGGATCTGCCAGCAGATGGGCTACATCTCCCAAACGCAAGTCATGCCCCTGTGACATGCGTACACGACTGCGGAGACGTAAATAGACTATGGGAGCCACTGTAGGAGCCGGATTATGAGTCATCCGATCCCCTCCTTATCCTCGTAATTACCGTTTAGTATGAGGCGAAGCCATGAAACATATTCTGTGCCCTTTCTTTTTCTCAACGCAAAAAGGGTATCCCCGACCGCTAACATGGCTTGGGAGTACCCTTTGGAATTACGTTTCATGAGAATTCAGCAAAAATTCTCACAGATATTATTGAGCAATCTGATCACGAATCGACTGTAAAATCTTTTTTTCCAGCCGCGATACCTGCACCTGGGAAATACCAAGACGGCTTGCGACCTCTGATTGGGTCTGATCGCGATAATAACGCAAATATACAATGAGCCGTTCCCGCTCAGTCAGCCCACCGATAGCCTCATTCAGCGCCAGCTTGTCGAACCATCGCTCCTGCGATTCATCAGCAATCTGATCCATCAGCGTAATCGGATCACCGTCATTTTCGAACACGGTTTCGTGAATCGAGGTTGGCGGCTTGTTAGCCTCCTGGGCAAAAACAACATCCTCTGGTGTAACTCCCAGTTCATCTGCGACTTCCTTGATCGTAGGTAAACGGTTCAGCCGTTTGGATAGCTCGTCCTTCATTTTGCGGACCTTATTGGCCGTCTCCTTTAAGGAGCGGCTAACCTTGAGCGTGCCGTCATCGCGCAGAAAACGTTGAATTTCCCCAATAATCATCGGGACCGCATATGTTGAAAATTTGACTTCATAGCTTAGATCGAATTTGTCCACCGATTTTAACAAACCGATGCAGCCGATCTGAAAAAGATCGTCAGGTTCATATCCCCGGTTCATAAAGCGCTGCACGACAGACCAGACGAGCCGGATATTACTATTGACCAGTGTCTCACGGGCATCATTATCACCGGATTGACTCAGTGCAATGAGCCGTTTGACTTCCGCATCCTCCAAATAGCTGTTCGAAGTTTTTTTTCCTCCCGCTTCCATAGGATCAACCCCTAATTATACAAAGCTTTCTTGGATTCAATCCTTTTCTTCATCCGGACCGACGTGCCTCCGCCCGGCTCACTGACTGCTTCAAACTCATCCATGAAGTTTTCCATTATGGTAAAACCCATACCGGACCGTTCCAATTCAGGCTTCGACGTATACAGTGGCTGCTTCGCCAGCTCCAAATCCTCAATCCCTCTTCCTGCATCTTCAATCACCAATGTAACCATGTCCGTTTCAATCCCGACCTTGATCGTCACGACTCCGGACGGATCGCTGTCATAGCCGTGAATAATACTGTTTGTCACCGCCTCGGACACCACGGTTTTCAGATCACTTAGCTCGTCCATCGTAGGATCAAGCCGGGAAATAAAGGCAGCGACAGCGACGCGGGCAAACGCTTCATTCTCGGATTTGGCGGCAAACTGCAAGCTCATGAAATTGTTTCCCGTACTTTCTCTCATGACACCACCTCCAGTTCCGTGAGCGCATTTCCCTCATCTTCATATACAGGCATGATTTTAAACAGGCCTGACATATCCAGTAGTCGGTGTACCGGCGGATTGACATCACAGACAGCCATCTTCCCGCCCTTCTGTTTAATCAGCTTGTAACGTCCCAAGATAACGCCAAGGCCGGAGCTGTCCATAAACTGGAGATTTTTCAGGCTGAGCACAATATGCTCGCATTGGCGGCGCTGAATCGCCTCATCCATTTGCATACGGACCATGTCCGACGTATGGTGATCAAGCTCACCGGACAGCCTTACAATCAGTACCCCCCGGTGATGCTCCATTTCAATTTGCAGGTTCATGCTTACTCACTCTCCTCCCGGTCTTGGACAAGGATTTCTACGCAGCCGCAGACGATTCCTGCCCTCCGACAAAACTAGAAGAAAACCCCTTAAAATCTACAAAGAAAACAGGTTCGACATGGTACGTTTAAACAATTTCCACCATCCAGCCTTCTCCACCGCTACGGGTGCGGTTATGTTAAACTCCTTGAGCCGTTTACCATCCTGATAGACAACCAGCTTGCCGACCGGATCTCCTGCACGGACAGGAGCTTTCAGACTTGGAGCGAGTTGCAGTTCATGACGCAGCGTTTCCTTCGTTCCTCCTTTTTTCACCAGTACACTGTAGGAACGATCTGCCTGAATTTTCAGCTCCGGCAGTACACCCTTCTCGACTTTTACGCTTCCCAGCAGGTCACCCGGCTTGTACACTGATTTCATTGTGTATTGGGAAAAAGCATAATCGAACATGGAAGATACTTCATTGTTACGTGTTTTAGTATTCGGTTCGCCAAGTACAACAGCGACTACACGCATACCATCACGTTTGGCCGTAGCGGAAAGGCAAAATTTCGCTTCCCCTGTATAGCCTGTTTTCAGCCCGTCCGCTCCTGTATAGAAACGAACCAGCTTATTCGTATTCACCAACCAAAACGGCTTGGCCGAGGATTTGCGTAAATAGTCCTGATACGCTCCTGTATATTTTGTAATTTGAGGATATTTCAACAGTTCACGGCTCATGACCGCAATATCATGCGCAGAAGAATAGTGATTTTTTACCGGCAAACCATTGCAATTGGCAAAATGGGTATCCTTTAAACCAAGCTGCTGCGCCTTCGCATTCATCAATTCGACAAAAGCCTGCTCAGAACCCGCAATTTTCTCAGCCATCGCCACGGAAGCATCGTTGCCGGAAGCCATCGCCACTCCCTTAAGCATCTCATCGACCGTCATTTCTTCTCCCGGCTCCAGAAAAATTTGCGATCCGCCCATCGAAGCCGCATATTCGCTGGCCCGTACTTTATCGGTCAGCTTGAGTTTGCCGTCATGAACAGCCTCCATCGTTAGCAGCATAGTCATAATTTTGGTAATGCTCGCCGGAGGAAGCTTTTCACGGCTATTTTTTTCATAGATGACTGTACCCGTATCCGCATCCATCAGAATTGCCGAGAGAGCCTCAGGAGCCAGCTCGGCCGCAGAACCCTCCCTGGGCTTGCTTTCAGGTTTGCTTTCCTCGGCCCAACTACCGACGGGGACAGCAGTCAAGGCTACCAGACAAGCCAGGATGAATGCTACCACTTTTTTCTTCACAATCGGTTCCCTCCTCAACATATTGGCGTAAAGCACCGGAGCCCGTAAGCTTACTCTTCCGGCCTATTCATGTGCTGCTAACCATTGTCGTCAGATTGGATGAAAAATATTCCATACGCCTGAAAACATCAAATAGCACCAAGCTGGGTCAGCATGGTGCGGATTTTTCAAATTTAGAATGAAAGAACGTCTATCATCTGCGTGACAGCGACTTACATTCGGCTGATCGTGAGGTACGTAAGTCCTCCACCCGGTAAAATATCCGTTTTATTTTGGCTGAACACCCGTATATCAATAAAAGAATCCGCCTCCAGCTTCAGTTCAATCGTTCCACTCAAAGCACTGTAGTTCAGTCCGCCAATCACCCGATCATCGAGATAAGCATACGCCGAGCTGCCGGCAACCTGTTGATCATTCACATGGAGCGCCAACCGTGTACGATTGCCATCCACTTGAGGATCGGTTGAAATATAGGCTTGTATTCTGTACTTACCAGCTTGTTTGGCCCGCCAACGGCTGCCCGTCGCCTCAAACTCGGTCAGTTCATCAAAGCTGATCTGGTTGAAGTTTACCTTCTGCCAACTGCCTGCGAGGATACTTTGTCTTGCTCCCAGATAGGCTTTGACAAAAGTTTTATCCAAAAGCTCGATTCCGTTGTTCGAATATTTCTCGACTAGCAGCAAGGCTTGCCCTGTCCCGTTGTTTTTATAATAACGGTTATCCGCGTAATTGAAATCCAAATGCGAGCGAAGTGTTGCCTGCTGCGTGGATGAACTGCCGGAGAAGGAAACCAGATTCCTCAAATTGCGTGGATATCCACCCACCTCATCCACTAAAATTTTTTTGCCAATGACCACATCTACAAAATAGTCACATACTGACCCGTAAGTGTCGCCGTTATCGTCCTTGAATTTGTCCGCGATGGCTAAAATGGAGTCGCGAAGAGCGACATTCTTCGTCTCCTTCGTGGCCCCAATTTGAATAAAAGATGGAACCGTCACTCTATGTTCTAAGCTCAGCCCCTCAAACCAGCAGCCTATAAATTCAGCATTCATAAAGTCATCAATTCGAATGGGGATATCACTTGAACTTCCGTCCTTAATGTGCTGGCTCGCCAAAAATCTCGCACCGTTGGAACTTTTCAGATCGAGCGCCGTATCATTCCCCAGTGTAAATAAAGCAAGGCTGGTAAACTGTGAACTTCTGTTCTGCAAGTGAATACCCGTTTTATTATAATT from Paenibacillus sp. FSL R10-2782 includes the following:
- a CDS encoding thiamine pyrophosphate-dependent enzyme, translating into MAKLEEELKQTGAAQVTTFESGNEMAATAAAQINYHMMGYFPITPSTEVAQYLDQMRTRGQHDIKLVAADGEHGSAGICYGAAAAGARVVNATSSQGFLYMLEQLPVQSGTRFPMVMNLVTRAISGPLDIRGDHSDLYYGLNTGWVILTASTPQAVYDMNIMALKIAEHSDVRLPVMVAYDGFYTSHQKRKVQYFADAETVRGFVGPNPNLNYPNISDFDHPVTVGAHMNGDDLTNNHAQLSEALKRSEGVYEQVAAEYAALSGREYPILDLYHMEDAEVAIFLLNSAAESAKDVADQLRARGIKAGVIRPNIIRPLPAAQLRETLRHVKALLVGERADSYGADGGNLTHEIKAALQEDPLNRTLVLCRIFGLGGKDFYAEDAEAFFQLAIEAAEAGRIVKPFDYYGLNPGSPDKVMPQVMQPPRGDAYRTGLIQVTPDEATGKLKVKVPPLRSLTTKPRRLTPGHGACPGCGALSALELFFKGIEGDIVVLFQTGCVYVVTTGYPYTSHKQPMIHNLFQNGAATLSGALEAYMEMKRRNEIEMADDPTFIMISGDGGMDIGMGSAIGAALRNHKLIMLEYDNEGYMNTGSQQSYSTPVGHMTSTSGVGKMQKGKQGHHKDTVQIMAACNIPYAFTAAESHPQDMLRKAAKAQWYANNVGTAYGKILCACPLNWKSEDRLGTSIVGAAVESCFFPLYEIEQGSTTITYNPEDKGKRIPAAEWLKLMGKTKHLLKEEATLATFEQEIERRWSILKKKHEISEL
- a CDS encoding 2-oxoacid:acceptor oxidoreductase family protein, which produces MSILTRTNRLGFFEIRLESIGGLGANLAGKMLAETGVLGLGLNASNFASYGSEKKGTPVKSFVRFCDPGVDIRDHSPIEQPHVVGIFHETLYKTVNVISGLPADGIVVVNSTRPAEEIRADLGLVSGTLAVVDAMGIALEERTKLNTSMLGALFRVCDFLDPEAMRSVIRSTFEKKNPQLVEPNLRTFNRGFEEMELHVYPVTNAAQDHIFERPQPLLGYETQPSGGIIATQGNSMTRDVSGSRQGFVPEYEADKCTHCAKCDSICPDYCFVWEEQADKRGRMLPFLQGIDYQYCKGCLKCVDICPSGALSSRREQWGWAEQHRVAHQFPVYEGGRV
- a CDS encoding stage V sporulation protein AA, whose product is MTHNPAPTVAPIVYLRLRSRVRMSQGHDLRLGDVAHLLADPEWENDLLELVLKRPQQQDGNLILVDMLQIISKIRERIPGVVVESLGKPHVLVEIVEKPRKPSRILFVLVWLLLFFGSALTIMNFHADVSMMEVQVRIVEMITGHKDEHPYLFQIAYSIGIGFGMIVFFNHLFKKKWNEEPTPLEVEMYLYQENVDQYVVAEEYEKMARMPTKDKRR
- a CDS encoding peptidylprolyl isomerase, with the protein product MKKGRIDLENGGIVEIDFFPEEAPNTVANFEKLANSGYYNGLSFHRVIPGFVAQGGCPNGTGTGGPGYTIDCETATNTTKHAKGVLSMAHAGRNTGGSQFFICYAPQPHLDGVHTVFGQVTKGMEFIDAVKQGDKMKEVKVFDA
- the lysA gene encoding diaminopimelate decarboxylase translates to MYLHGSSKINSNGHLEIGGCDTTFLKERFGTPLYIVDEQLVRQRCREFIEAFRETGLKFQVAYASKAFCVMAMCALAAEEGMSLDVVSSGELFTAMQAGFPAERIHFHGNNKTPEEIEMALDAQIGCFVVDSEMELHLLQALASERKQQVNILLRVTPGVEAHTHEYMATGQEDSKFGFDIANGTARHAVEQVIRLDHLNLLGVHSHIGSQIFEVNGFQMAAERVAAFCREIKEQLQFSFKVINLGGGFGIRYTEEDTPLKISTYVQAIGEAVKTHFSGLYDELPEIWIEPGRSIVGDSGTTLYTVGSIKDIPQVRKYVSVDGGMTDNPRPALYQARYEAMLANRAYDANEETVSIAGKCCESGDMLIWDVELPRPTNGDLLAVASTGAYNYSMASNYNRIRRPAVVFVNNGEAELVVRRESYEDIVRNDVVPQRLVRDQAGSSVHPNAKITVSS
- a CDS encoding stage V sporulation protein AB, with the protein product MMYVQGALQIILGIAGGVAVGGGVIALFIVLDMIPRLAQLTRTYNQSRAYEKSMILGSVVGTVADFWNICLPLPGVLTWIPGLFCGVFIGLLAAALTEVLNLLPILAKRLHMTVYMFGLLMAMVLGKVTGSFFDWFVYNR
- a CDS encoding spore germination protein, with amino-acid sequence MEHTPDQEHQEDGVIGNEGHTAGKEEMSPWKKRQAQESADFKHKKESERSDNVEESVLYWQAKDDISPRMKENQETLKTVIGLGETFDVVFREMTLGGRHIGYLFLNTFAKDLVMVEVLKRLTYLTPDDLSTDGLQSYFENYIPHIQVEKTDKMSVVINKVLTGYSAFFMEGERFSIILDTRNYPVRNPEEPSLERVVRGARDGFTETMLTNVGLVRRRLRDPGLKFEAMQVGRRTRTDVCLGYIDDIVDKVMVDTVRDKIKNVDLDGIPLADKQLEETIINKGWNPYPLVRYSERPDVVASHIMEGRVVIFVDTSPSVMILPTTFFDLCQHAEENRQTAFMGSYLRWVRFIGIFASMFLLPMWLLMVINPELKPAFLDFIGPQKEAHLPLIAQFIIVELGVDLMRMAAVHTPTPLASAMGLIAAILVGDIAVKTGLFVNEVVLYMAVAAIGMFATPSYELGLANRLIRLFLLIAVAIFHVPGFIVGTTLIILMLTLHRSYNSSYLWPFIPFNAKAMASILFRMPVLNAPNRPSSNKTRDNTRMPNTDASTDSNSGNRQEH